In Kryptolebias marmoratus isolate JLee-2015 linkage group LG20, ASM164957v2, whole genome shotgun sequence, a genomic segment contains:
- the gng12a gene encoding guanine nucleotide-binding protein G(I)/G(S)/G(O) subunit gamma-12a — protein sequence MSSKLHSSNNINHARRTVQQLRIEASIERIKVSKASADLMNYCTEHTRNDPLLVGIPASDNPFKDKKPCIIL from the exons ATGTCTTCAAAGCTTCACAGCTCCAATAACATCAACCACGCCCGGCGGACAGTGCAGCAGCTGAGGATAGAGGCGAGCATTGAGAGGATAAAG GTGTCCAAAGCCTCTGCAGACCTTATGAACTACTGTACGGAGCACACCAGAAACGACCCTCTCCTTGTGGGCATCCCTGCTTCAGACAATCCCTTCAAGGACAAAAAGCCCTGCATTATATTGTAG
- the gadd45aa gene encoding growth arrest and DNA-damage-inducible, alpha, a — protein sequence MFNMTFEELNGDYSQERMDTVATALEEVLTSALPQGCITVGVYEAAKSLNVDPDNVVLCILATDDDDVKDVALQIHFTLIQAFCCENDINILRVNNTRRLAEILGGGGKQSGNEPLDLHCVLVTSPHSTSWKDPALSKLNRFCRESRCMDQWVPIINLPER from the exons ATGTTCAACATGACATTTGAGGAACTAAATGGAGATTATTCCCAGGAAAG GATGGATACAGTGGCCACAGCTTTGGAAGAAGTCCTGACCTCTGCGTTGCCACAGGGCTGCATTACAGTCGGTGTCTACGAGGCTGCCAAGTCCCTGAACGT GGACCCCGATAATGTGGTTTTGTGCATCCTGGCCACCGATGACGATGACGTTAAAGATGTGGCGCTGCAGATCCACTTTACGCTCATTCAGGCTTTCTGCTGTGAGAATGACATCAACATCCTGAGAGTCAACAACACCAGGCGCCTGGCAGAAAtcctgggaggaggagggaaacagAGCGGGAACGAACCTTTGGACCTGCACTGTGTCCTTGTAACT AGCCCACACTCCACATCATGGAAGGACCCTGCTCTGAGCAAACTCAACAGATTCTGCAGAGAGAGCCGCTGCATGGATCAGTGGGTACCCATCATCAATCTGCCTGAGCGATGA